The Lathyrus oleraceus cultivar Zhongwan6 chromosome 5, CAAS_Psat_ZW6_1.0, whole genome shotgun sequence genome includes the window TAAAGCCTGCAATCACCAAGTGTAGCATAAAAATGTTAAAAATTACAGAAAAATATAGGGGATATATTTTGTGCTAGCATGAGTTGGAATGAGTAGATACATACCTGAAGTTGATCACCTATGTTAATAACAAAGGCGTCAGGGTGAGGATTAACAGCGAGCCATTTACCGTCTTTAAGAACTTGGAGGCCGGCAACATGAAGGTCTTGAAGTAGAATTGTAAGAGCATTTGGATCGGTATGGCCTGGCAATCCATATGTAAGTTCTGGTTGTGGGCATGGTGGATAGTAATTCACTGCCATGTGTTGTCCTTGTTCCCCCAAAACATTCCTTAAGTAGTTTTTTTCTAGGCCCAAACTCTCTGATATGTATTCTTCTATTCTAAACCCCAATTCCCTAACTTCCTTGCAATAATTTGCCACGGTTTCTCTGCCATTGTCATACAAGTTTAATTACTATCATCAAATAATTCAAAGTTATGTTGTCCCTTATATGTTTCTACTCAACATCCAAACATTAGGCTACACATATTTGTTTGTTTTTCTTTACTAGTACTGTAGTATAAATCATCTTAGTAAATAAAATTATCCCATTATATCATTAACCTCTCTTTCTTATACCTTAAATGAAAgatttaaaaaataatttctTTCTATTTAGTGATTTAGCATAATATTTAGACTTTGATGACTTTATTAAACCTATAAAGAGAGGTATTCCATGCCAAAATATGTCAAGGGCTAGATCACCGGATGTCGTGTGCTCCTATGTTACCTGAGTGGGCTTAGTAGCCCGACCCAAATCTATTCTCATGCTTCTTCCGGTGATCTTTGAGATGTTCATGAATAATCGAGTTAGATCATAGCAATCAAGTAGAAAAATTATCACTCTAAGAGTTGAAGAAAAAACCATTCTGCGTCTACTCCTAAAAAAAATTAGACAAAAATTGTTTCTGGCCCTATTGTCTGGTCCAAAAAACAAACAATAAATATTTCAACCTCAAAATTTAGATGTTCATTCATTAATTTCGACAAAACTTATGTCTCTTGAAAATCCCTATATTGTATTATTGCATTTCACTAGTACAAAAGTGTAATACGTCTGAGAATTTTTAAACCGTAAAGGGTAAGACAGATTCCTGGCCCAAGCCTCTGTGGACAATAACAACACTAGGACATTAATTAATACTAGTACTACTACAATAGTGCTTACGTCAACACGGAAATATATAGTGACGTCATGGCCATTCTTTTTTTTTATGGACTAAATTAATGCTAGATCTCTTAAAACAATATACTACTCCTCCTCTCTTAAAATAATGAATTTAGTTAACAGTATATATATACCACAAACAAAGAGCTAGTCAGCGACACGTGTACAAAGATAATGAACTTACTTGAATGAAACAGGATTAGAAGGCCACTCAGACACATATTTCTCCAAAGGATAGCAATGAAGTCTAAGATAATCTCTCCAATTATGAACCTCCTCTTTCGTCACATTAAAACTAGTTGATAATCTCATTGTCTTTGAAGGATCGTCTGAATACAATTTCATCTTCTCCTCAACTGGCAAGTTGAAAAATTCATACGCCACTTCTGTCGTTCTTTTCAATGCTTCTAGACCCACCCCATGATTAATCACCTGTTCAATTAATTAACATTATAATCATATTCATATTTGATATTTCCCATGTGTtcataattaattaaaaaatatttaaaaaaatgttGAAATATGAGGCTCTGCACCTGGAAGAAGCCATAGGAGCTACATGCTTCACCGATTTGCTGAACAATCTGGTTTCTATTTTGAGAACCCAAGTCGATGATAGGAACATTCTGGAACTCAGAGACTTCGGAGAGACATGGTCTGTCGGATTCGGGTCGTATGTAACTTTCCGGTAATTTTGAATAACGGATTCCGGAAGAAAGAACCTTAGTGTCCATTCTTATATACTATAAGGTTTGGAAAATACAAGGAAAGTTTCAAGAAAAGGAAAACGACAACTACACAAA containing:
- the LOC127081195 gene encoding protein DOWNY MILDEW RESISTANCE 6, whose protein sequence is MDTKVLSSGIRYSKLPESYIRPESDRPCLSEVSEFQNVPIIDLGSQNRNQIVQQIGEACSSYGFFQVINHGVGLEALKRTTEVAYEFFNLPVEEKMKLYSDDPSKTMRLSTSFNVTKEEVHNWRDYLRLHCYPLEKYVSEWPSNPVSFKETVANYCKEVRELGFRIEEYISESLGLEKNYLRNVLGEQGQHMAVNYYPPCPQPELTYGLPGHTDPNALTILLQDLHVAGLQVLKDGKWLAVNPHPDAFVINIGDQLQALSNGLYKSVWHRAIVNAEKPRLSVASFLCPDNEALIYPAKSLTENGSGAIYREFTYAEYYSKFWSRNLDQKHCLELFKN